In Archocentrus centrarchus isolate MPI-CPG fArcCen1 chromosome 21, fArcCen1, whole genome shotgun sequence, the following are encoded in one genomic region:
- the tfpia gene encoding tissue factor pathway inhibitor a isoform X1: protein MPLSNKWWILCAVSISFLTRFGSCRKVHGVPPEPFIFNELCALKDEAGPCRAIKDRYFFNVNSGRCELFEYGGCGGNKNNFETLEECEETCLVSDDKKPCHLPEAPGPCRGMVSRYFFDSSNQQCRRFYYGGCFGNANNFRTMAECQAKCLSPAPEASSPTKIAVVQPAIQTGELSVSEPVVQMNDTNPETNELSRSEPCFRPVDRGTCDGAERRFAYNPEKKRCQSFSYSGCGGNENNFISRKHCIHKCIRKGHGKGMMIRIKRKNINSIVNRSS, encoded by the exons TCCACGGCGTGCCACCTGAGCCCTTCATCTTCAATGAGTTATGCGCCCTGAAGGACGAGGCAGGGCCGTGCAGGGCCATAAAGGACAGGTACTTCTTCAATGTCAACTCAGGACGCTGTGAACTGTTCGAATATGGAGGCTGCGGGGGAAACAAGAATAATTTTGAGACCTTGGAAGAATGTGAGGAAACATGTCTCGTCTCGG ATGACAAGAAACCATGTCATTTACCGGAGGCTCCCGGTCCTTGTCGAGGGATGGTGTCACGCTATTTCTTTGACAGCTCAAATCAGCAGTGCAGGCGATTCTATTACGGCGGCTGTTTTGGCAACGCCAACAATTTCAGGACGATGGCCGAGTGTCAGGCGAAATGTCTGAGCCCAG CACCAGAAGCCAGTTCTCCGACAAAAATTGCTGTTGTTCAGCCAGCCATCCAGACTG GGGAACTAAGTGTGAGTGAACCTGTGGTGCAAATGAATGACACCAATCCAGAGACAAACG AATTAAGTCGTTCAGAGCCGTGCTTCAGACCTGTGGACAGGGGGACGTGCGATGGTGCAGAGAGGAGGTTTGCATACAACCCGGAAAAAAAGAGATGCCAGTCGTTTTCCTACAGCGGCTGTGGAGGGAATGAGAACAACTTCATTTCCCGGAAACACTGCATCCACAAATGCATCAGAAAGG GTCATGGGAAGGGGATGATGATCcgaataaagaggaaaaacatcaacaGCATTGTTAATCGGTCGAGCTGA
- the tfpia gene encoding tissue factor pathway inhibitor a isoform X2 gives MPLSNKWWILCAVSISFLTRFGSCRKVHGVPPEPFIFNELCALKDEAGPCRAIKDRYFFNVNSGRCELFEYGGCGGNKNNFETLEECEETCLVSDDKKPCHLPEAPGPCRGMVSRYFFDSSNQQCRRFYYGGCFGNANNFRTMAECQAKCLSPGELSVSEPVVQMNDTNPETNELSRSEPCFRPVDRGTCDGAERRFAYNPEKKRCQSFSYSGCGGNENNFISRKHCIHKCIRKGHGKGMMIRIKRKNINSIVNRSS, from the exons TCCACGGCGTGCCACCTGAGCCCTTCATCTTCAATGAGTTATGCGCCCTGAAGGACGAGGCAGGGCCGTGCAGGGCCATAAAGGACAGGTACTTCTTCAATGTCAACTCAGGACGCTGTGAACTGTTCGAATATGGAGGCTGCGGGGGAAACAAGAATAATTTTGAGACCTTGGAAGAATGTGAGGAAACATGTCTCGTCTCGG ATGACAAGAAACCATGTCATTTACCGGAGGCTCCCGGTCCTTGTCGAGGGATGGTGTCACGCTATTTCTTTGACAGCTCAAATCAGCAGTGCAGGCGATTCTATTACGGCGGCTGTTTTGGCAACGCCAACAATTTCAGGACGATGGCCGAGTGTCAGGCGAAATGTCTGAGCCCAG GGGAACTAAGTGTGAGTGAACCTGTGGTGCAAATGAATGACACCAATCCAGAGACAAACG AATTAAGTCGTTCAGAGCCGTGCTTCAGACCTGTGGACAGGGGGACGTGCGATGGTGCAGAGAGGAGGTTTGCATACAACCCGGAAAAAAAGAGATGCCAGTCGTTTTCCTACAGCGGCTGTGGAGGGAATGAGAACAACTTCATTTCCCGGAAACACTGCATCCACAAATGCATCAGAAAGG GTCATGGGAAGGGGATGATGATCcgaataaagaggaaaaacatcaacaGCATTGTTAATCGGTCGAGCTGA